The region AAAGGATACCCATTATACATTGGAATTCCAGAAAGAGAACAAATGTTTAAGGATGCTGGAATTGAAATAGCCGGTACTGTTGAAGATATGATTCAGGAAGCAGATGTCGTTGTTGACTGTACCCCTGGAAGTATCGGTCCACAGAACCTTGAAATGTATAAAAAAGCAGGCGTTAAAGCAATCTATCAAGGTGGAGAAGACCATGAATTAACTGGCCTTTCATTTAACGCAATTTCAAATTACGATGACTCATATGGTGCAGATTACACCCGTGTAGTGTCCTGTAACACTACCGGATTGACCCGTACATTATCAACTATTGACCCAATAGCAGACATCAAAAAAGTCCGTGCAGTAATGGTCAGAAGAGGATCAGACCCATCTGAAATCAAAAAAGGACCAATCAACGCAATTGTTCCAAATCCTCCAAAAGTACCTTCCCACCACGGACCAGACGTAAAAACCGTAATGGACGGCATTGACGTTACAACCATGGCATTGCTCGTACCAACAACACTAATGCACCAACACAACATCATGGTGGAAATCAACAATGATGTTGAAACCGAAGAAATCATTGAAGCATTAGAAAAACGTTCCAGAGTAATTGTCGTATCCGCTGAAGAAGGATTAGGTTCAACCGCTGAGATTATGGAATATGCCAAAGAACTTGGAAGAAACAGAAACGATTTATACGAAATTCCAGTTTGGAGAGAATCCATCAATGTAGTCGGCAATGAACTCTTTTACATGCAAGCTGTCCACCAGGAATCTGACGTAATTCCTGAAAACATTGATGCAATTCGTGCACTTTTAGAAATGGAAAGTGACAACGAAAAATCAATTGCAAAAACCAATAAAGCTATGGGAATATTCTAAATTCCCTCTTTTTTTACTATTTTTAACATGAAACCCAAAGTACTTTTCGGACCTGCAGGAAGTCCAATAAACTATAAGGGTGCAGCATATAAGGCACCGAAATACATATCCGAAGAAGGCCTCCATTCCTATGAATACCAATCACCATATGGAGTGAGAATTGGAGAAAAAGCCGCAACAACATTAAAAGACGAATCAAAAAAGCATGACATTCTAGTTTCAATGCATGCACCATACTACATCAATCTCTGTGCAAAGGAAGACTCCAAGCTTGAAAAAAGTATCGGACACCTGATTGCGGCCGCCCGTGCGGGAGAATGGATGGGAGCATACCGTCTAGTATTCCACCCCGGAGCATACCTGAATAGAAAACCCGAAAAGGCAATGGAAATATCCAAAAATACAGTGAACAAACTATTCGAAGAACTGGAAGCTGAAGGAATAGAAGAGTTCACATTTGCACCTGAAACCACAGGCAAACGTACACAATTGGGAAATGTCAGCGAAGTTGTGGAATTATGTGCAACATTTGACCACTTTGAACCTACAATTGATTTTGCCCACGTGCATGCCCGAGGCAGAGGATTTCTAAATAAAAAGGAAGATTATAACTGTATTTTTTCAATAATCGAGGATAATCTTGACATTGACATTCTACACTGCCATTTTACAACAATAGAATATGGTCGTGGCGGTGAAGTGAAACACCATACCCTCGACGAAAGCGATGAATACGGTCCAAACATCAGGGATCTGCTCAGCAATCTGATTGATAACGGTTGGAATGCAAACATAATATGTGAGACACCCGAACGTGACATCGATGCATTAAAAATGAAGGAAATTTATGAAAGCATGATTTAATAATTCTTTACCGAATCAATCAAATCATCCATGTCATTGAATAAATTATTAATGTCCTCATCATCATCCTTGTTGGAACTTAACTGGATAACCAATTCATTAATCAGCCCTTCCATCTTATCGACAAAGGTGTTGAGTGTCTTAATCTTGTTTTGAATTTCGCCAACAATAATTTCATTATGACCGTCATCCAATTCAATCATCTTTTTAGCTACAGCCACCTGATTGTCAAACAGTCCGTTGGATTTCGTGATGGCAGCAGTGAATTTCTGATAAGACATGTGTGATGGATCAAACAATTTTTCAACCAATTCCTTGGCTCTTGCCTGCTTTGAATTATATTCCTTTTCAATATCCTCAACAGTTGAAATGAATTTGGATGGCGTTCTAACAACTTGTGGCTCTGCATCCCTGTAAACTGCTTTTCCACATTGAGAGCAGAAGTGCTGATTTGGCACCAGTTTGGCGCCACAATAAATACAAAAATGATTATGATTTTCAAGTCCCATAAATAGTTATTTGGTGAAACTTATTAAAAAGCATACTCACTTTCTAAGCAGATATTCCCCAATCTCACGGCCCAATGGAGTCAAGGTATATATTCTATTTTTGTATTTTTCCTCATTGATACAGTATGCTATATCACGGTCCTTGAAATCCCTTAAAACCTTAGAAACATGGACTGGACGAATATCGACTTCCTTACCTATTTGTGTTGGAGTCTTATCTCCCTTCATCAGTGCTTT is a window of uncultured Methanobrevibacter sp. DNA encoding:
- a CDS encoding TIM barrel protein; this translates as MKPKVLFGPAGSPINYKGAAYKAPKYISEEGLHSYEYQSPYGVRIGEKAATTLKDESKKHDILVSMHAPYYINLCAKEDSKLEKSIGHLIAAARAGEWMGAYRLVFHPGAYLNRKPEKAMEISKNTVNKLFEELEAEGIEEFTFAPETTGKRTQLGNVSEVVELCATFDHFEPTIDFAHVHARGRGFLNKKEDYNCIFSIIEDNLDIDILHCHFTTIEYGRGGEVKHHTLDESDEYGPNIRDLLSNLIDNGWNANIICETPERDIDALKMKEIYESMI
- a CDS encoding transcriptional regulator, with the protein product MDDETARLYGYVRVAPHRTKTMKALMKGDKTPTQIGKEVDIRPVHVSKVLRDFKDRDIAYCINEEKYKNRIYTLTPLGREIGEYLLRK
- a CDS encoding zinc ribbon domain-containing protein, translated to MGLENHNHFCIYCGAKLVPNQHFCSQCGKAVYRDAEPQVVRTPSKFISTVEDIEKEYNSKQARAKELVEKLFDPSHMSYQKFTAAITKSNGLFDNQVAVAKKMIELDDGHNEIIVGEIQNKIKTLNTFVDKMEGLINELVIQLSSNKDDDEDINNLFNDMDDLIDSVKNY
- a CDS encoding phosphorylating glyceraldehyde-3-phosphate dehydrogenase; translation: MKTVAINGYGTIGKRVADAVAAQDDMKVIGVSKTRPNFEARTAVEEKGYPLYIGIPEREQMFKDAGIEIAGTVEDMIQEADVVVDCTPGSIGPQNLEMYKKAGVKAIYQGGEDHELTGLSFNAISNYDDSYGADYTRVVSCNTTGLTRTLSTIDPIADIKKVRAVMVRRGSDPSEIKKGPINAIVPNPPKVPSHHGPDVKTVMDGIDVTTMALLVPTTLMHQHNIMVEINNDVETEEIIEALEKRSRVIVVSAEEGLGSTAEIMEYAKELGRNRNDLYEIPVWRESINVVGNELFYMQAVHQESDVIPENIDAIRALLEMESDNEKSIAKTNKAMGIF